In the Sediminibacter sp. Hel_I_10 genome, one interval contains:
- the gldD gene encoding gliding motility lipoprotein GldD produces the protein MTLKTVMLPMLASVLLSCGNDPLPKPKGMLRLEYPEPEYKKVDVPLPFTFERNELSNEISELKLDGVNDVSGIDITYPTMKGTIYLTYKKVTDDNLVQLLTDAQNLTQKHAIKADEIEGDLYENPSKRVFGMYYEVGGNAASQSQFYVTDSINHFLSGSLYFYAKPNYDSIYPAASYLKNDIKHLMESIEWKE, from the coding sequence ATGACGTTAAAAACAGTAATGCTTCCCATGTTAGCTTCGGTGCTTTTGTCCTGCGGAAATGATCCTTTACCTAAGCCCAAAGGGATGTTACGCTTAGAGTATCCTGAGCCTGAATACAAAAAAGTAGATGTGCCATTGCCCTTTACTTTTGAACGGAATGAACTCTCCAATGAAATTTCAGAATTAAAATTAGACGGGGTCAATGATGTTTCTGGTATAGACATTACCTACCCTACCATGAAGGGCACCATCTATTTAACCTATAAGAAGGTGACTGACGATAACTTAGTACAACTGCTCACCGACGCCCAAAACCTTACACAAAAACACGCTATTAAAGCAGATGAAATTGAGGGCGATCTTTATGAAAACCCCAGCAAACGCGTTTTTGGAATGTACTATGAGGTTGGAGGTAATGCTGCATCTCAATCTCAATTTTACGTGACCGACAGCATTAACCATTTTTTAAGTGGTTCTCTTTATTTTTATGCTAAACCCAATTATGATTCTATCTATCCCGCTGCTTCTTATCTCAAAAACGATATCAAGCACTTAATGGAAAGTATTGAGTGGAAGGAGTAA
- a CDS encoding carboxypeptidase-like regulatory domain-containing protein: protein MKKFSKCLMMFVVLLCTAIGFSQGTITGTIIGSDMNEPLPGANVIEKGTTNGTTTNFDGEFTIKTQSASGELVITFVGYTSKTISFSGDQDLGQIMLESSEVGLQEVQIIASVAVDRKTPVAVSTVRAAEIDLKLGTQEFPEILKSTPGVYATKTGGGFGDGEIRLRGFSSENVAVMINGVPVNDMENGVVYWSNWAGLGSVTSSMQVQRGLGASKVAVPSIGGTINIITKTTDAEEGGNVFTSLGNDGYRKVGITYSTGLMDNGFAATVSADKTDGDGYVDGTPFNAVSYFVNVSKEINDNHKLSLTAFGAKQRHGQRQNPHLIETFRASESGRKYNSDWGYMNGQLTSVEDNFYHKPQISLNHYWTISDKTSLSTAAYVSFGTGGGGGFSGVNKFAFDNDEYRIGNLGPLDLDKIVDENEALGVEGSESILRASRNDHNWYGLLSTLQTDLTDDIVFLAGLDVRGYTGKHFTELTDLLGGEYYSDDSDVNNPNKMAKVGDKILYDNDGKVGWLGGFAQIEYDIQDNLNAFVAVNASNTSYQRIDRFLYLDSDPLQESDTYNFFAYGAKAGASFRFDGENNVFANLGYFERAPYFNSIFANRNNTDVNADAENQKITSFEVGYGHRGERLSANVNVYHTTWNDRTEFVSFPGQEEGTRNFANVLGVNAVHQGIEVDFVYKATDFLTVTGMASIGDWRWQNNVENVPIFDEENNQVSEVNIFIEDLHVGNAAQTTFALGTSYKFTPKTTFAIDYNYYGDIYADYDPSNRTEPGPDAWKMPDFGLFDAVIRHGFDFGSFDAQLTGRINNVFDTEYISDARDGANSDVFTSRVFYGFGRTFSVGAKLNF, encoded by the coding sequence ATGAAAAAATTTTCAAAGTGTTTAATGATGTTTGTGGTACTTCTTTGTACTGCAATAGGATTTTCCCAAGGTACAATAACGGGAACTATTATTGGTTCAGACATGAATGAGCCTTTACCAGGTGCCAATGTTATTGAAAAAGGTACTACTAACGGAACCACTACAAATTTTGATGGTGAGTTTACTATCAAGACTCAGTCTGCTTCTGGTGAATTAGTGATTACTTTTGTAGGGTATACCTCAAAAACGATTTCCTTTTCTGGAGATCAAGACTTAGGTCAAATCATGCTAGAGTCTAGCGAGGTTGGTCTTCAAGAAGTACAGATTATCGCATCGGTAGCTGTGGATAGAAAAACGCCAGTGGCGGTTTCTACAGTAAGAGCGGCAGAAATTGATTTAAAACTAGGAACACAAGAGTTTCCCGAAATTTTAAAGTCTACTCCTGGAGTATATGCTACTAAGACTGGTGGTGGTTTTGGAGACGGCGAAATAAGACTAAGAGGTTTCTCCTCTGAAAACGTTGCCGTAATGATTAATGGTGTTCCTGTAAACGACATGGAAAATGGTGTGGTTTATTGGAGTAACTGGGCCGGTTTAGGAAGTGTTACTAGCTCTATGCAAGTTCAAAGAGGTTTAGGAGCATCCAAAGTAGCGGTGCCTTCTATAGGTGGTACAATTAATATCATCACTAAGACTACTGATGCTGAAGAAGGAGGAAACGTGTTTACGTCTTTAGGTAATGATGGCTACAGAAAAGTAGGTATAACGTACTCTACAGGATTAATGGACAATGGTTTTGCTGCAACTGTTTCTGCCGATAAAACGGATGGTGACGGTTATGTAGATGGTACACCATTTAACGCAGTTTCCTATTTTGTTAATGTGTCAAAGGAAATTAATGATAATCATAAATTATCACTAACTGCTTTTGGAGCTAAGCAACGTCACGGCCAAAGACAAAACCCACATTTAATAGAGACTTTTAGAGCTAGTGAGAGTGGAAGAAAGTATAACTCTGATTGGGGTTATATGAACGGACAGCTTACAAGCGTTGAAGATAACTTTTATCACAAACCACAAATCTCTTTGAATCACTATTGGACTATTAGTGATAAAACCAGCTTATCAACTGCAGCTTACGTATCTTTTGGTACTGGTGGTGGCGGTGGATTCAGTGGTGTTAATAAATTTGCATTCGATAATGACGAATATAGAATTGGTAATTTAGGACCACTTGATCTTGATAAAATTGTTGATGAGAATGAAGCATTAGGTGTTGAAGGCTCAGAGAGTATTTTAAGAGCATCTCGTAATGACCATAATTGGTACGGCCTTCTTTCTACCTTGCAGACAGATCTTACTGATGATATTGTATTTTTAGCAGGGTTAGACGTAAGAGGTTATACAGGAAAGCACTTTACAGAACTGACCGATTTATTAGGAGGTGAATATTACTCAGATGATTCTGATGTAAACAACCCTAATAAAATGGCTAAAGTAGGAGATAAGATTTTATATGATAATGATGGTAAAGTTGGCTGGTTAGGCGGTTTTGCACAGATTGAATATGATATTCAAGATAATTTAAATGCGTTTGTAGCGGTAAACGCTTCAAATACATCTTACCAAAGAATAGATCGTTTCTTATATTTAGATAGTGATCCACTACAAGAATCAGACACTTACAACTTCTTTGCTTATGGTGCAAAAGCAGGAGCAAGTTTCCGATTTGACGGAGAAAATAACGTATTTGCTAATCTAGGATATTTCGAAAGAGCACCTTACTTTAACTCAATTTTTGCTAATAGAAATAACACGGACGTCAATGCTGATGCAGAAAACCAAAAAATTACGAGTTTCGAAGTGGGTTACGGACACAGAGGAGAGCGCCTTTCCGCTAATGTGAATGTATATCACACGACTTGGAATGATAGAACAGAGTTTGTAAGTTTTCCTGGACAAGAAGAGGGAACGCGTAACTTTGCCAATGTTTTGGGAGTTAATGCCGTTCACCAAGGGATTGAAGTAGATTTTGTTTATAAGGCTACAGACTTTTTAACTGTTACTGGTATGGCGTCAATCGGAGATTGGAGATGGCAAAACAATGTTGAAAATGTTCCAATTTTTGATGAAGAAAATAATCAAGTTAGTGAGGTCAATATTTTTATTGAAGACCTACATGTAGGTAACGCGGCTCAAACCACATTTGCTTTAGGTACAAGTTATAAGTTTACACCCAAAACCACTTTTGCTATAGATTATAATTATTATGGCGATATTTATGCCGATTATGATCCAAGTAACCGTACAGAGCCAGGCCCTGATGCATGGAAAATGCCAGATTTCGGTCTTTTTGATGCAGTGATTAGACATGGTTTTGATTTTGGTAGTTTTGATGCTCAGCTTACAGGTAGAATTAATAATGTTTTTGATACTGAGTATATTTCAGATGCTCGTGATGGGGCTAATTCAGATGTGTTTACATCAAGAGTTTTTTACGGTTTTGGAAGAACCTTTAGTGTTGGAGCAAAACTTAACTTTTAA
- a CDS encoding choice-of-anchor J domain-containing protein, with protein MKKVIYLFAFMAAIFTSCEPLEDINAEIDALPEEPNIGVFEYTLTGDDYARFDLGFGNFNSEQQAKDSIPSLLSDLYPLYGQGSSVLVTYDLFVGNAEGVSDFTGADVYSLSSEDYFSTGSDAPGFYPNVDPTQEIPSILNDQIDAPVEGQIVLAQYSQYTETPEIGLANFYQAIFPGDFGDFEVISVSGVADLGWSADAGNIVGNGFNGDQAAVEEWIISPEVDLTGETDLLFQITQEIDFLGDPELIDILISTDYTTGGDVDAATWTAFEFDKTAFGNMTPSEDLDFSAYDGETLHVALRYISIEDDPATPDDEGDAARWRVESFAIKNIGISGDTDAKGEYFVYQGGSWEAAEDVYYLSNSDYDSMGEGSGQPGQFNNFSSSTPADNYVPAFLGLKYPFAQEEDQIFVIYKYFSSSSGASIRGNLYTFANGSWMASQSVITTSLQFGFDNGVWVPDNTIRYTVSQPEFDYIAENYATDPIYAAAVSSMANFSNFDRRPANAAYWSDEMILTVFADLLNNVIAPGAENEQKYVMIVDIYDGSNGTEEFSLIKLDGAWVYNTEE; from the coding sequence ATGAAAAAAGTAATTTATTTATTCGCTTTTATGGCAGCAATTTTTACAAGTTGCGAGCCATTAGAAGATATCAATGCAGAAATTGATGCTTTACCAGAAGAACCGAATATTGGTGTATTTGAATATACCCTTACCGGAGATGATTATGCGAGATTTGATCTTGGATTTGGTAACTTCAATTCGGAGCAACAAGCAAAGGATTCAATTCCTTCACTACTGTCAGATTTGTACCCATTATACGGTCAAGGGTCTTCAGTTCTAGTTACTTATGACTTATTTGTAGGTAATGCCGAAGGTGTTAGTGATTTTACAGGAGCAGATGTTTATTCATTAAGTAGTGAAGATTATTTTTCTACAGGAAGTGATGCGCCTGGATTTTATCCAAACGTAGATCCTACTCAAGAGATTCCAAGTATTTTAAATGATCAAATTGATGCACCTGTTGAAGGACAAATTGTATTGGCACAGTATAGTCAGTATACAGAAACACCTGAAATTGGTTTAGCTAATTTTTATCAGGCAATTTTTCCTGGAGACTTTGGAGATTTTGAAGTGATATCTGTTTCTGGTGTTGCAGATTTAGGATGGTCTGCAGATGCAGGAAATATTGTAGGAAATGGATTTAATGGAGATCAAGCTGCGGTTGAAGAATGGATCATCTCTCCTGAAGTTGATTTAACAGGTGAAACAGATTTATTATTTCAAATAACCCAAGAAATTGATTTTCTTGGAGACCCTGAATTAATCGATATTCTTATTTCTACTGATTATACTACAGGAGGAGATGTTGATGCTGCTACGTGGACGGCTTTTGAGTTTGATAAAACAGCTTTTGGTAACATGACGCCTTCTGAAGATTTAGATTTTTCCGCTTATGATGGAGAAACGCTTCATGTAGCTTTAAGATACATCTCAATAGAGGATGATCCAGCTACTCCAGATGATGAAGGAGATGCAGCAAGATGGAGAGTAGAGTCATTTGCTATTAAAAATATTGGTATTAGTGGAGATACAGATGCTAAGGGAGAATACTTTGTATATCAAGGCGGTTCTTGGGAAGCAGCAGAAGACGTTTACTATTTGAGCAATTCAGATTATGACTCTATGGGTGAAGGTTCTGGTCAGCCAGGTCAGTTTAATAACTTTAGTAGTTCTACTCCTGCAGACAACTATGTTCCTGCTTTTTTAGGGCTTAAATATCCTTTTGCTCAAGAAGAGGATCAAATTTTTGTTATCTATAAGTATTTTTCTAGCTCTTCTGGCGCAAGCATAAGAGGTAACCTGTATACTTTTGCAAATGGATCATGGATGGCAAGCCAGAGTGTGATTACAACCTCACTTCAGTTTGGTTTTGATAATGGCGTTTGGGTACCAGATAATACCATAAGATATACTGTTTCTCAGCCTGAATTTGATTATATAGCTGAGAACTATGCAACAGATCCTATTTATGCGGCAGCAGTATCAAGTATGGCTAACTTTAGCAACTTCGATAGAAGACCTGCTAATGCAGCCTACTGGAGCGATGAGATGATATTGACTGTTTTTGCAGATTTGCTTAATAACGTTATTGCTCCAGGGGCAGAGAATGAGCAGAAATATGTGATGATCGTAGATATATATGATGGTAGTAACGGAACAGAAGAGTTTAGTTTGATAAAATTAGACGGAGCATGGGTATATAATACCGAAGAGTAA